The nucleotide window CGATGGGTCGCTGTCGCGGAACGCGAGCATCGCGGCTGCGACTGCGCCTTTCATGTCCGCCGCGCCACGACCGTAGAGGCGACCGTCTCGCTGCTCGACGACGTACTCGAGGTCATCCGCGGCCGTCTCAGACGTACCGACAACTTGCGACGCCGCGGGCTCGACGACGTCGTGGTGGCCGACGAGCGCCAGCGTCCGGTCGCCAGTTCCCTTCCGTGCGATCACGTTCCCGGCCACATCGCGGGTGACCTCGGCGTCGGTCTCACGTCGCAGCCACGTCTCGATGTGATCTCCCGCGGCCGTCTCGTCGTCGTGGCTCGGAATCGACACCAACTCGCGCGTCAACTCACGGACGGTCATGGCGACCACTACGACGCGGTGGGTGTTGTGTCCATCGAGCGATCGCCCTGCTTTGCGTGATGGCCTACTGGACTTGCTCGTACACCGGCCGGTCGTCCTCGTCCTCGTCGTCGCCTTCGGTCAGTCTCGAAACGGTCTCGCCGACGCTCTGGAGGCTGGCGGTCTGTTCTTCGCTGGCCGCGGCGACCGACTCCGTCGCGTCGGCGACCTGATTCGCCGTCTGCGAGATGTCTTCGACGGTCGTCGCCGCCGTCTCGACGTTGCGCGCCTGCTGGTCGGTCGCCGCCGCGATGTCTTCCATCTTCGATGCCGTCTGGTCGACCGCGTCGTGGATCTCCTCGAGCGAGTCCATCGTCTCGCGAACCCGGTCGGTGCCATCGTCGATTCGCTCGGCTGTCTCTTCGGTCGTTTCGACCGTCTTCATCGCGTCCCGGCGAACGCCTTCGACGGCGTCTTCGATCGCCGCGAGGTCGCGTTTGGTCTGCTCGGCGAACGACTCGACTTCGTTTGCGATCACACCCATCGTCCCCGCGTTCGCGCCCTCCGAGCGCGAGGCCTCGATTTTGGCGTTTTTCGCCAGCACGGTCGTCCGCTCGGCGACGTCGTCGAGTCGCTCGAGAACCGCGTCGATCTCTTCCGTTCTGCTCTCGAGGTCGTCGGCGGATTTGGTGACGTCTTCGGTCGCGTCCTCGATGGCCTCGAGTTCGTCCAAGGCGTCGTCGGCCGCTTCGACGCCGTCGGCGGTGAGCCGTTCGGCTCGTTCGCTCTCCGAGCGGACGTCGTCGGCGACGCTCGCGACCTCTTCGATCGCGGCGCTCAACTCGCCGAGTTCTGTCGCCGCCTGATTCGTGTTTCTCGCCTGTGCGTTCGTGTGGCTGCTGATCGTCTGAGCACGACCGGCGATCACTTCGCTCGCGTTGTGCAGTTCCTCGATCGGGCCTTGGACGTCCTCTTCGACTTCTCGCGCCAGTCGCTGGCGGCGCTCGATCGAGTCCTCGAGTCGCTTCGCGTAGGAGTCGACGTACGTGTCGGTCGCGATCTGCATGTCGAGGTTGATGATGCGCAACAGCGAGAGCACGTCCATCATCCCGTCGTCGACCGCGTCTCTGACTGTCGCCTCGAACGATTCCTCGAGGCCGTCATCGTCGTCGTCGCCACCGAAGCCGAGCGCACTGACGAAGCCGCCGATGCCACCGCCTTCGGATTCCTGCTCTTCGACCCACTCTTCGATCGCGTCGACGACCTGCCGCTGGGCGCGCTCGTTGAGCCGATCGAGCAACAGCGTGTAGTAGACGCCGTACTGACCCACGTAGTGTTTCAACGGCATGTCGAGGATCTCGTGGAGCTTGCCGACTCGAGCCCGGTTGGCGAAAAACGATTGGTCGTAGTCGCCCGTGGACAGCGAGACCATATACGCCCGCTGGGTCTGTTTCAGTGCCGGAACGTCCTTCGGCGAGCGGTTGATGACCGCTCTGGTCTGTTTGTACTGCAGAATCTTGTCGTAGAAGTCGTCTGCAATCTCGTCTTGGTTCTCGCGCAACAGCGTCTCGAGGTCCGCTAACCGCTGTTCGTCCTCCTCATCGAAGCCGACGAACTCCTTTCGCCACGCGATCTCGTCGTTGTCGAGCCCGATTCTGTCCACAAGCTCATCAACTGAAAGAAAATGGTTGAGTCCCCCTTGTCCGAACGTTTGTTCCGGATCCATTACCTCCACCTCTCCTGTGTAAGGTGTAATATCCAACGAATGTTCTCGCAGAATAGGAGTACTGCCGTGGGGCGATTGTTCGGGTTTTTCGCGTGGTGTCGCTCGCCGCCGTCACCCCTTGCGTACCGTGAGTCGCGTGCCTTTGCTGGTGGAACACCCTTATAGGCGTCCGTCGACCAAGTTACCGTATATGCACGTCGTGCCGGATACGAGCGTGGTCATCGATGGCCGCGTCTCGGCGACGATCGATGATGGGCAGTTCGAGGGAGCGACGATTTCGGTGCCGGAAGCCGTCGTCGCGGAACTCGAGGCGCAGGCGAACGACGGGATCGACAGTGGCTGGGACGGCTTAGAAGAGCTCCAGCGACTCGCCGCCCTCGCCGACGAGGGCGTGATCGCCCTCGAGTACATCGGCGAGCGTCCCGACGCGATCGAACGGGGCCACGCCGCAGAGGGCGAGATCGACGCGCTGATCCGCGATCTCGCCGAGGACCTCGAGGCGACGTTCCTGACGAGCGACGTCGTGCAGGCCGAAGTCGCGAAAGCGAAAGGCCTCGACGTCGAGCACGTCTCGCCGGAGGTCCGCAAAGTGGGCACGCTGACCGTCGAGAACTACTTCGACGACCAGACGATGAGCGTCCACCTCAAGACGGATACGGTTCCGATGGCCAAGCGGGGCGAACTCGGTGAGATGCGCTACGAGCAGATCGCCGACGAACCGCTCGACGAGGCGACGATGGACGAGTACGCCCGCGAGATCGTCGACGGCGCGAAGGAGTCTCCAGAGGGCTTCATCGAACTCTCCGAACCGGGCATGAAGATCGTCCAGTTCCGGGATTATCGGATTGCCATCGGCCGTCCGCCGTTTGCCGACGGGATCGAGATTACGGCCGTCCGACCGATTGCCCAGACCGACATCGAAGACTACGAGAAAGCCGACGAACTGAAAGAACGGCTGCTCGAGCGCCAGCGTGGCGTCCTCATCTCGGGGGCACCGGGGGCCGGGAAGTCGACGTTCGCACAGGCGGTCGCTCGCTACATCTCGGAGCACGATTATGCCGTCAAGACGATGGAGAAACCGCGGGACCTGCAGGTCGGCCCCGAGATCACCCAGTACACCGAACTGGGCGGCGAGATGGCGAAAACGGCGGACGCACTCCTGATGGTCCGTCCCGACTACACCATCTACGACGAGGTCCGCAAGACCGACGACTTCGAGGTCTTCGCGGACATGCGACTGGCCGGTGTCGGCATGATCGGCGTCGTCCACGCGACGCGCCCGATCGACGCCCTGCAGCGCCTCGTCGGCCGGGTCGAACTCGGGATGATTCCCCAAGTCGTCGACACCGTCGTCTACATCGAAGCCGGTGAGGTAAACACCGTCTACGACGTCAAGACGGAGGTCAAAGTCCCCGCCGGCCTGACCGAGGAGGACCTCGCTCGACCCGTGATCCAGGTGACGAACTTCGAGACGGGCGACCCCGAGTACGAGATCTACACGTTCAACCGCCAGGTCGTCACCGTCCCGCTCAAAGACGAAGAAGGTGGCCCCGGCAGCGAGTCCGGCGTCGATCGGATCGCCAAAAGCGAGATCGAACGGGAGATCCGCTCGATCGCCCGCGGCTACGTCGACGTCGAACTCAAGAGTCAGAACAAAGCCGTCGTCTACGTCGAAGAGGACGACATCTCGAGCGTGATCGGCAAGGGCGGCGGACGGATCACGGACGTCGAGAACCGGCTGGGGATCGATATCGACGTGCGGACCCACGACGAGAACCCCAACTACGGCGCTGGCGGCGGTGCCAGCGCAGGTGGCGGTGGCGGACAACGCGGCGGCGGCCAACCAGCAGGCCAGATGGTCACCCCCGAGATCACCTCGCGACACGTCGTCGTCCCCGTCGACGGCAACCACGGCGAAACCGTCGAAGTGCAAGCCGGCGGCGAGTATCTGTTCACCGCGACGGTCAGTCGCGGCGGCGAAATTCAGGTCTCTCGAGGAAGTGCAATCGCCGACGAGCTAGAGCAGGCGATCGATCGCAAAGAGCCGATTACGGTCGTCCCGTCTTGACATCCTCCCCGCCCTGAAGGGCGAGGATTCCCGCGTTGGGAAATTGTGGTTTACGACGTGACCTGTTCTTGAGGTGCGAACGCACCAGTTTCCTTGTCAAACAAGAACGTCGATGGCTGTGCCAACCAGCCGTTACTCCTATCACCGCCATCTGTGGCGAGACTCGGAGATACTTTCTGTCGAATATTCTCAGCGCCGTTCACATCAGCGTTCGCTACTGTACCGCACTCATCGCACACGTACAACCCGCGTTCAACACGGTTCGCCTTACGCTTGCGACCACAACACGAACACGACTTCGACGTATCACGTTCAGACACCTGCTCGACCGCGATTCCTTCCATCTCGGCCTTGTATTCAAGCAGGTCGGTGAAGCGGTCGAACGCCCACGAATGCAGGTCAAGGTTGCCGTGATTGCCCCAACTCTTCGACTCGTCGTTCTCCTCGTCCTCACGGATACCAGTGAGGTCACCAACCACAATCGTTCCAACATCTTCGTCTACACATCGCTGAACGATATGTTTGGAGAGGGTATGGAAGTAGTGGGTTCGGCGAGCGGACTTCTTCTGGTTCAACCGCGTGGCTTGCTCGGAACCAGAGTCATCACAGCGAGCGATACGCTTGCTGAAGTAGTAGTCGTCCTGCTTCAGGCAGTTCAGCGGGTACAGTTCGGCGTGACCGTCTTCGTAGGCGAGTGCGGCGAAGTTGTTGATGCCAAGGTCAACACCCACTGTCTTCTCACCCGGTGCTTCGGACACTTCGACCTCGACTTTACACACGAAGTGCAGTTCCCATTCATCCCCTGTCCAAACGGCCCTGACTTGTTGAACGCCCTCCACGGTGGAGAGGTCAATGTCGGGACGAGTTTGGTATTCGCAGAGGATGAAGTCCGACCAGTACTCCTTGAGGTTCGACCCTTTTGAGAGTCGAACGCGGTTGTACTGGGTGTCGAGTTTGAAACCAGCGGCTTTGAATGTGACTGTGGAACGTGGGTGTTTGTCGCCGTGTTTGCGGTAGCCGGGCGGGTTCGCGTTCGTATCTCCGTTGCGTCGTTTGCCGTACCAGCCGTTGAACGCTTCAGCGAGTTCTTGAAGAACGCGCTGTGCTCAATGAGCGAAGCTCATTGGCATCACGAGACGGCTTCGCCGTCTCGAACGAACTTGACTGAGAATGCAGGTCATCATAGCGTTCGTGGGACTTGAGGTAGGCGGTGAGTTCGTCGTGTTCGGGGATGTAGTCGATTTCATCCCAGATGCGACTGCACGTCCACCGTCCGACGTTCCAGAGTTTCGAGGCGGCGAACCCGAGCGAATCGAGGTCGTCTTGCACCTGTTGCTGGTTCCTGATGGAAGCAGTGTAGGTGCGGGTGACAACCTGTTTCGCCATACATAACCTATGTAGACAAACCTACTTGAAGGTGGGGATTACGCAGCGTGGAATATCCAGCTGTGCCATCGAACGGTGGACTGTGAAGGGTAGTATCGGATTCATCCCCGCGCTAACGCACGGGGCTTTCTCCTTGACTTTCCGTAAGCGGCGACCTGCTCTCGTCCTATACGAGCAGTTGCCTTTCTCGCGGTTGAGTTCGCATTCGTAGTCTTCCCCGAGAAAGAACAGTGGATTCTATACCAGATCCCGGCACTCAACGACTGATTGTTTATCAATGACACACTGATCTACTAGCTGTTTAAGGACCAGGCATTTATACAAGACGAATGTTTGAATCGAGTATGGATAAAATGGAGTTTGATCGCTATGGGCGCTGATAGACAGACGATCGGGTACTCGAATGCCGGAACGACGATGGGATCGTTCATTACGGACCCCGACGGCCTCGAGCGAGCGCACTCGCGGATCGTCGACGATATCCGAACGACGGTGGACAACGCGGGCGCACAGGGTGCCGTGGTCGCGATGAGCGGTGGGATCGATTCCACCGTCACGGCGGCGCTGGCCGTCGAAGCACTCGGCAGTGACCGCGTGCTCGGGCTGGGGCTGCCCTGTCACAAGAGCGAACACCCCGGCGTCAGCGAGGCCCGGACTATCGCGGACGGGCTGGGCATCGAGTTTACCGAGATCCAGCTCCGACCGTTGCTCGAAGCGTTCGAGGAGACGGCGGCGTGTGCCCTCGAGGCCGACGTCGAGACGGACGAGGACGGGCGGCCACACGAGCGCAACCACGCGCTCGGGAACGTGATCGCGCGACTGCGGATGTGCTGTGCGTACTACACGGCGAACCGCCAGCAGCGACTCGTCCTCGGGACGGCGAACCGCTCGGAGTGGCTGCTCGGCTACTTTACGAAGTACGGCGACGGCGCGGCCGATACGTATCCGCTCGGTGACCTCTACAAAACGGAGGTGCGAGCGCTCGCGACACGGATCGGCGTGCCACGCCGGATCGTCAATAAAGAGCCGACGGCTGGGTTCTGGGCCGACCAGACCGACGCCGACGAACTCGGCGCGTCCTACGACGTGATCGACCCGCTGTTACAGCGGCTCGTCGATGATGGTAAGTCGATCCCCGAGGCCGCGGCGGCACTCGGTATCGACCACGAAACGGCACGCTCGCTCGCGTGGCTGTGCGCCGAAACGCAACACAAACGAATCACGCCGCCGACACCCGGCATCGGCGATCGGGACGTCAGCACCAGCCGATAGCGTACTGGCTGTCAGGCGATATCTCTTACTTGAGTCGCCGAAAACGGGTGGACGCACGATATCTCGCGTATCGTCCGCTCAGGTGCTGGCTTCGATGCGATACAGATTCGGGTTCCGCCACCAGAACAGCCCCCACGACAGCATGAATCCGGCAGCCATCGCGGTAATATCCTGGATGAATCGGGGGAGACCGATATCGATGACCGCGACGAGTGCGATCGCCGAGCCGATCGCCGCACCGACAACGACGAACACCAGATCACCGGCGATGTGTTCTTGGCTCTGCTCCCAGTATGGCTGACGTTCTTCGTCGTACCAGACGCCGATGTAGATCAACACCGGCGCCATCGACGTGATGAGTGTAATGACGTGGTACTGTTCGGGAACTCCGATCCGCTCGAGCACGGCGACGTTGAGAACGTTCGCGACGATCATCATCGCGAACAATCCGACCAACAACCAGCCCCACCGCGGGAGCCGTTCTTTGTCCATGCTCGAAGACGGGTACCGCCGCAAAATAATCTGCCGCTCGCGCTCGGTTACTCCGCGCAGCAGGCGTCCTTTTTCGGGGACTCGTCGACGCCGTTGCCGTCGGCTGCGACCGGTTCCTCGAGTCGATAGAGACTCTGCCGAGCGTCCGCAAAGTAGATATCCTCGTCGACCATTCCGATTCCTTCTAGGCGTTCGAGTGCGTACCGGACGGTCCGGGCCGAAAGCATCGATTCTTCGACGATCTGTTTCTGGGTCAACGGCCCATCGTACTCGAGAACCTTGAAGACGAGTTTGGCGCTCGGTGGCAAGTCTTCGATGTCCTCCCCGTCGGTCTCTGCCATACTACGAATCGAACGTCCCCAGCGTCATAAAAGTTGAGCCTTACGAGGAGTTCTTGACATGAAAAATTCCGAGACTTTGTGGCTGGTAAAGTACGACGAGAACGCTCGTACAGCCGCATATCCTGTCCTGACTGGCTGGTCAGATAGTGGCGGATCTGCACCAACCGAGAACCTCGCTGCCGGCTCCGGTGGCGTCATCCTTCGCCGATCATCCGGTCTTCGTCTTCCCACTCCTGCTGGCGCAGTTCATACTTCTGGGTCTTGCCAGTCGCCGTCTTCGGCAGCTCCTTGACGTACTCGATCCGACGGACGACCTTGTAGCTCGCCAGTTGCTCGCGCGAGAACGCGGTCAGTTCGTCCGCCGACACGGGTGGGTCGTTCGGATCGCCGTTTGCGGGCACGACGAACGCCTTCGGCGTCTCACCCCACTCGTCGCTGGGTGCCGGGATGACGGCCACGTCAGCGACCGCGTCGTGGTCGAACAGCGTGTCCTCGAGTTCGATGCTCGAGATGTTCTCCCCGCCAGAGATGATGATGTCTTTCTTGCGGTCACGGAGGGCGATCATGCCGTTCTCGTCGACCGTCGCGAGGTCGCCCATGTGGTAGTAGCCCTCGAGGCGGTCGTTGAACGCCTCTTCGGTCTCCTCGGGTTTGTTCCAGTAGTGGTCCATCACCTGGTTGCCACGGACGACGACCTCGCCGAGCGTCTGGTCGTCGTGTGGGACGTCGTCGCCATCCTCGTCGACGACGCGAACGTCGGTGCCGAGGACGCCCATTCCCTGCCGTTTCTTGATCTCGAAGCGGTTCTCGTCGTCGATGAGGCGCTTGGCGTCGGAGATCGTAATGAGCGGACCGGTCTCGGTCGCGCCATAGAGGTGCTTGAGATACCAGTCGAACTCGTCTTCGACGGCGCGGATCGTCGCCTCTGGTGGCGCGCTGCCGGCCGTGGTCACGCGAACCTGATTGTCGCCGCTCATCTCGGGCTCGTCGTGTGCCTCGTAGTAGTCGATCAGCTGGTTGAGCACCGCCGGTGCGGCACAGAGGATCGACACGTCCTCGGACGTGATCGAATCGACGACGTCGTCGGCGTTGACACCGCGCGTACAGACGTGGGTCGCACCCATCCCGGTCACCGCGTAGATGTGCCCCCAGCCGTTGACGTGGAACATCGGCAACGTCCACAGATAGACGTCGTCGTCGGTGATCTCGTGGTAAATCGTCATCAGATAGGAGTGGATGGTCTCCGTGCGGTGTGTCCGACAGACCCCCTTCGGATCGCCCGTCGTCCCCGAGGTGTAGTTGATCGTGATGATCTCGTCTTCGTCCATCTCGGGCTGGTCGAACGCGGTGCCCGCGTCCTCGAGGACGGTCTCGAAGTCTTCCCACTCCCCGTCGACGACGTCGGCGTCGTTCGTGATGAACGTCTCCGTGGGCACGTCGTCCCGAATCGCCTCGACCTTCTCTGCGTGTTCGTAATCCGCGTAGATCGCGTCGACGCCCGCATCCGAGAGGATGTACTCGTAATCGTCGGGCGTGAGCCGATAGTTCAGCGGCGTAAACACCGCGCCGATCTGCATTGCCCCGTAGGCCGCCTCGAGGTGGTAGTGTGTGTTCGGATCGAGCACGGCCACCCGGTCCCCTTTCTCGATACCCCGCTCCTGGAGCGCCGCCGAAAATCGGTCGACGCGCTCACCGAGTTCGTCGTACGTGAATCGATCACCATCGACGCCGATGACGGCTTCCTCGTCGCCGTAGTACGTCCGCGCTTGCTCGAGGAAGTCCGTGACGATGAGTGGTGTTTCCATACATGGCAGGCTTTCGCCACCTCTTTGATACATATTTTGATTACAGACTCCCCGGAGACGCCACGACGTACCCGACTCTTCGGACTGGACCACGATACAAACGGTGTCGACGCTGGCCGACCGTCTCTGAGTCGAGTCACACCGGCTCGACCACTCGAGCCGTCCGGAACCGATCAGAGTTTCTTCCAGACGTCTTCGTCGTCGTCGAACCCACCCTCGTCGGGATCGCCGAACTCGTCTCTCCCTTCGAGCTCTAACTCGTCGGGCGAAAACGTCGGTTCTTCGTCGGCCGGCCGGGACTGTTTCTGGAGGTTCAGCTCCGGCCACGCGGTCTCCTCCCAGAGCCCGCGCTCGCTGTAGTAGTAGACGACGTCGTCGCCGACGACGGCGAACAGCCCGCGCTGGCGGTCGTGGACGACGCGTTTGTTCGTGTCAATCGCGACGTCGACGACGTCCTCGAGTGTATCGAGCGAGATGTGGTAGTCGCCGACCCACATCGGAATCGAGCCACGCGAGATCCACTCGGCGTAGCGCTGTTCGTGGACCGCACGCCGAGCGGCCTCCTCGTCGACCGGGGCTCGCCGCGCGACGAACGCGGCCCCCACGAGTGCGAACGTCCCCAGCAGTGAGAGCCCGGCGATCGTTCCGAGACTCCGCGATTCGGTGGTCTGTTGGGTGCCCGTCTGATAGGTATGGCTCTCTGACACCGACAGCGACTCAGCCAGCCAGTAGGCGTCGTCGGTCACCTGAAACGCCGTCGACGCCTGCTGTGTGCCCTGACTTCTCCCGGTGTCGTACTCGACACGGAACGCCAACTCGAGGTCGACCGAGCCGACGCCCGAGAGTTCTCGCTCGAGTTGGCGCTGGCGGTCGCGGTAGGAGTCGACGTCGATCGTCGCCGTCGACGTTGCGACGCCGTCCTCGACGGGTGGCGATTCGTCGATGACGGTGTGGGTCTCGTTCCAGAACGACTCGCCGTCTCTGGTCGCGTCGAACCGAAGGATCAGTTCGTGGTGGACGTCGGCGTCGTCGATCGCCCCCTCGGTCTCGTCTCGCAGGCTGGTCTCGGGCTCGAGGGTGAGCTCCGGCGTGGCGTTGCGCACGTAGACGCCGCTGTTCTCGAGGCGGTCGCCCTCGCTCCAGAGTTCGCCGTCCCGCACGACGACGGCACTCGTCCCGACGTTGCTTTCGACGTGTTCGTCGCCGTACTGCGTGGTCGTCTCCGTCGTCGGATTCGCAACGGCCCAGCCCGTCGCGCCGAGTGCAAGCGCACCGACGACGATCAGTGCAATCGTGATTAGGCGACCGTACTGGGCGAGTACTAACTCGAGTCGTGGATTATCGATCACTGTTCGGATACCCCCGTCGACCGGCCCCACCGGTTTGCTCCCCTCCCTAATCCGTATCCGACCTGTTACAACGGATCGGAGAGCGGACTCACATGCGTACATTCACTTTTTGCAACCATTATAACGATGTCGGCCACCTCTGCCCGAGCAGGCGGTCAGAGCCACTTCCGAAGCTTTCGCTCGAGTCGAGTCGACAGCGGAACGTGTGTGCCGGCGGAGCGAAGGCGCAAATCACCGCGGCCGAACACGACGAGGACGATTACGACGGCAACCCCGACGATGACTCCGTTGACGGCGGCGATCGCGACGAGGGGATGAAGCCCGTGGAGCCAGACTAAAAGCGCCGGCGGCAACACAGCGAGATAGCGGTACTCGCCGACATGGCGGGTGTACTGGCCGGTCGTCTCAGGTGCCGTCAGCGAGACCGTCGTCTCTCCGCTCGAGCGAATCCCGACCGTCTGCCAGGGTGGGTCCGTCTCGACGTTGTTACTTCTGGCTTCGTGGACGACGACGATTGGGAGGTAGCCCGCGTTATCGATCGTCCGTGTGAGTTCGCCCGTCTCACCGGGGGCGAGGATCTGTGGATTATCCTCGGGCGTTTCGGTACTCACGACTTCGTACTCGGTGGTACCCGACGGCACGACCATCGCTGCGGTCGCGAACGTCACGAACACGAGCAAGACCAGCCCGAGCGTCGTCCAGAACGCGAGCACGTTCTCCCGAGAGCGCGAGCGCCGCTTCTCGCGTCGTGCAGGCCCGATTCGCTCGAGGAGCACGCCGAACCCGAGCAGGGCGATGCCGACGGCGACCAGCAGCGAGCCGGTCCCCTCCGAGTCGGGCGACGTTGTCAGCCCGAGAATCGGGCCGATCGTCCCGACAGCTGCTGCTGCAGTGTTCTGAACACCCATGATGGCCGTCCCAAGGTGTGGGATCGTGACGACCTCGCCGTTTACCTGCCATGCTTTGGCAACGATCTGGCCGTCCGTGACGTGGGGTTCGCCGCCGTCTTGGTCGGTAAACGGGTTGGCGTCGCCTTTCGTGATGTATCCTTCACTGGTCTCGCCGACGACGCGATGAGTTGTCAGCCCGCCGCCGTGAAGCTCTCGCGCGTCGAAGACGACCACATCACCGTCCGCGACCGACCCCGAAACGGCGGTCGGGATCGCGACGAAGCCGTCGCCGGCGTTCATCGTCGGCTCCATACTGCCCGTCGCGACGTACCCGAGCAGGATCGGCTGTCCCAGTAGCTGGCCGACCAGCAACAACACGATGGCAAGTGCGACGACGACACCGAACACTCGCTTGAGGAGCGTCGTTGACGTCATTGGCTCGTCCTACGGACGTTCATGGAAACCTGATTGTTCAACTATACTGATATTCGGAGTCGATCATCTTAAACACCTTGTGAGGTGTCTCAAGTCGCCACGCTTACCTCGAGACGAGCGCCCACCGGCGGTTCGCCGCGGCTGCCAAGAACAGGAACCCGGCAGTCATCGGTGGGGCGAGCGCTGCCGTCGTCGCCGCCGAGAGTTCGCGGTTCTGAAGCGTGAACGGCTCTGGTTCCTCGACCGTAATCGAGCCCGCCTTGACGCCACTGACCGCGATCGCGTACGTGCCGGGCTCGGTGAACTGCCGGTCGAACGTCACCATCCGCTCCGAGTTCGGCTCGAGCGTCACCGTTCGCGTATCGACGACGATGCCGTCGACGGCGAGCTCGAGGGTGCGATCGACTCGCCTCTCCGTGGGGTTCCTCACCGTCGCCTCGACCGTCGTCGTCTCGCCCACCGTGAGTTCGCTGTCGGCAACCGAGGCGTCGAGCACGTCGATCGGCGGCCCCTCGGCGGTGACCGATTCGGTCCGCCCGTCGACGCCGATCTCGTACGTGCCGGGCCACTGTAGCTCCCGTTCGAAGACCACCGAGGTCGTCTCGCCGGGGCCGATCTCGAATGTTTTCGTGTCGACGGTGATGCCATCGACGGTCAACGTGGCCGTCCGCTGTCTCGTC belongs to Natronorubrum aibiense and includes:
- a CDS encoding CARDB domain-containing protein, whose protein sequence is MPSTKILLTAAAACFLFALAVPTVAITVGEDTTADDVVLEPTSSYSTIEDGDLRLDLEKLNDRAITRADGVFTIAVNDDAVERIWIENEVDGLEFYADGDRSATVSASNPLEPTAGQTTSIGVAIDTHLAESGTETFTIHVRYEDDEEDDEPTDVELEAVELDRTTVGTGDTVTVNATYRNDGAMTRQRTATLTVDGITVDTKTFEIGPGETTSVVFERELQWPGTYEIGVDGRTESVTAEGPPIDVLDASVADSELTVGETTTVEATVRNPTERRVDRTLELAVDGIVVDTRTVTLEPNSERMVTFDRQFTEPGTYAIAVSGVKAGSITVEEPEPFTLQNRELSAATTAALAPPMTAGFLFLAAAANRRWALVSR